The following proteins come from a genomic window of Sorghum bicolor cultivar BTx623 chromosome 3, Sorghum_bicolor_NCBIv3, whole genome shotgun sequence:
- the LOC8078691 gene encoding cytochrome P450 86A2, with protein MQLDPYVYVRPVDPISVSSAKKKAMEAGAWAVLVAAVALKYCPGDGKTASLISDLSPAFSLADREYFISYGLLSLNIVVALMLMHVWIATNLRRARGTYQTCCISPWPAGWRTGRPGWAGHLDLDVRPARGTWSTSSSRHASTTIQPQGPPSGTASSWTCSGLGDGIFNSDGETWVAALEFTTCTLRTARHVPRSIDLQDLLLRLTLDNICGLAFGKDPETLARGLPENAFASAFDRATETTLNRFIFPECVWRCKKWLGLGMETTLACSVQHVDRYLSAVIIQGAQARAS; from the exons ATGCAACTTGATCCGTACGTTTACGTACGGCCGGTCGATCCGATCAGCGTCAGCTCGGCAAAGAAGAAAGCGATGGAAGCGGGGGCATGGGCGGTGCTGGTGGCGGCCGTGGCCCT GAAATATTGCCCCGGCGATGGTAAAACAGCATCATTGATTAGTGATTTATCTCCTGCATTTTCT TTAGCTGATAGAGAGTATTTTATTTCTTATGGACTACTTTCTCTGAACATTGTGGTTGCCCTCATGCTCATGCACGTGTGGATCGCCACCAACCTGCGCCGCGCGAGGGGCACGTACCAGACCTGCTGCATTTCGCCGTGGCCGGCGGGGTGGCGCACCGGGCGGCCGGGGTGGGCTGGTCACCTTGACCTTGACGTGCGGCCCGCGCGCGGAACCTGGAGCACGTCCTCAAGCAGGCACGCTTCGACAACAATTCAACCCCAAGGGCCCCCTTCTGGCACGGCGTCTTCCTGGACCTGCTCGGGCCTCGGGGACGGCATCTTCAACTCCGACGGCGAGACGTGGGTGGCCGCGCTCGAGTTCACCACGTGCACGCTGCGCACCGCGCGCCATGTCCCGCGCTCCATCGACCTGCAGGACCTCCTGCTCCGCCTCACCTTGGACAACATCTGCGGCCTCGCGTTCGGGAAGGACCCCGAGACGCTCGCCAGGGGCCTCCCCGAGAACGCCTTTGCCTCCGCGTTCGACCGCGCCACGGAGACCACGCTCAATCGCTTCATCTTCCCGGAGTGCGTGTGGCGGTGCAAGAAGTGGCTGGGGCTCGGCATGGAGACCACGCTGGCGTGTAGCGTCCAGCACGTCGACCGCTACCTCTCGGCCGTCATCATTCAAGGCGCGCAAGCTCGAGCTAGCTAA